One Bubalus bubalis isolate 160015118507 breed Murrah chromosome 10, NDDB_SH_1, whole genome shotgun sequence genomic window carries:
- the TULP4 gene encoding tubby-related protein 4 isoform X5 — protein sequence MDCHGRMLAHVLLHESDGILSMSWNYPAFLVEDSSESDTDSDDYSPPQDGPAAYPIPVQNIKPLLTVSFTSGDISLMNSYDDLSPTIIQSGLKEVVAQWCTQGDLLAVAGMECPSQLSDLPNGPLLKSAMVKFYNVRGEHIFTLDTLVQRPIVSICWGHRDSRLLMASGPALYVVRVEHRVSSLQLLCQQAIASALREDKDVSKLTLPPRLCSYLSTAFIPTIKPPIPDPNNMRDFVSYPSAGSERLHCTMKRTEDDPEVGGPCYTLYLEHLGGLVPILKGRRVSKLRPEFVIMDPRTDSRADEIYGNSLISTMIDSCNCSDSSDIELSDDWAAKKSPKISRASKSPKLPRINIEARKSPKLSRAAQELSRSPRLPMRKPSIGSPSLARREFPFEDITQHNYLAQVTSNIWGTKFKIVGLAAFLPTNLGAVIYKTSLLHLQPRQMTIYLPEVRKISMDYVNLPVFNPNVFSEDEDDLPVTGASGVPENNPPCTVNIPIAPIHSSAQAMSPTQSIGLVQSLLANQNVQLDVLTNQTTAVGGAEHASDSAAQYPVSSQYPVSSRYSSPGQVIFGGVEMGRSLPNPPQLSLPPPAQGTIQLSVLDHGDRDHEHLQKPAKALRPVPQLATEGDAVVFSAPQEVQVAKMNPPPPYPGTIPAAPTTAAPPPPLPPPQPPVDTCLKKGDFSPYPTAAHYQPPLGYERITTFDSSGNVEEVCRPRTRMLCSQNTYTLPGPGSSATLRLTATEKKVPQPCTSATLNRLTVPRYSIPPGDPPPYPDLSGPLGPSRGAGQRPDGGLIHATLRRNNREAALRAAQLAELPRPPPHPPKPKGAAPFPARPPPALYTCSQCSGAGGTAGRPDPGAQPGASLVHAASTSPLTSQSSYSLLGAAEGARERADYVNSAFTEDEALAQHCPADKPPRHPALGEAAVAVKRPPPYQWDPVLGEDVWVPQERTAQSTVPNPLKLPPLVVGPGQHLDVSRVPFVSPKAPASPAATFQPSYGMGVPYPAGCSTSPLPGVQAPCSPKDALAAAQFAQQESTVVLQPAYPPSLAYCTLPPMYPGSSACSSLQLPPIALHPWNSYSPCPPVQNPQGTLPPKAHLVVEKPLVSPPPTDLQSHLGTEVMVETADNFQEVLSLTESPIPQRTEKFGKKNRKRLDSRAEEGNVQAITEGKVKKEARTLSDFNSLISSPRLGREKKKVKSQKDQLKSKKLNKTNEFQDSSESEPELFISGDELMNQSQGSKKGWKSKRSLRAASELEEFKCRKASEKEDGRLGSQGFVYVMANKQPLWNEATQVYQLDFGGRVTQESAKNFQIELEGRQVMQFGRIDGSAYILDFQYPFSAVQAFAVALANVTQRLK from the exons ATGGACTGCCACGGCCGGATGCTGGCCCACGTCCTGCTGCACGAGTCGGATGGCATCCTCAGCATGTCCTGGAACTACCCTGCCTTCCTGGTGGAGGACAGCAGCGAGAGCGACACCGACTCGGACGACTACTCCCCGCCCCAAG ATGGTCCGGCAGCATACCCCATCCCGGTGCAGAACATCAAGCCCCTGCTCACTGTCAGCTTCACCTCTGGAGACATCAGCCTGATGAACAGCTACGACGACTTGTCTCCCACCATCATCCAGTCGGGGCTGAAAG AGGTGGTGGCCCAGTGGTGCACGCAGGGAGACCTCCTGGCAGTTGCTGGTATGGAGTGCCCAAGCCAGCTCAGTGACCTCCCCAATGGCCCTCTTCTGAAGAGTGCCATGGTCAAGTTCTACAACGTTCGTGGGGAGCACATCTTTACCCTGGACACGCTTGTGCAA CGCCCCATCGTCTCCATCTGCTGGGGACACCGGGACTCACGGCTGCTGATGGCTTCGGGACCGGCCCTGTACGTGGTGCGCGTGGAGCACCGGGTGTCCAGCCTGCAGCTGCTGTGCCAGCAGGCCATCGCCAGTGCCCTGCGCGAGGACAAGGACGTCAGCAAGCTGACCCTGCCCCCCCGCCTTTGCTCCTACCTCTCCACTGCCTTCATTCCCACCATCAAG CCCCCAATTCCAGACCCCAACAACATGCGGGACTTCGTCAGCTACCCGTCGGCTGGCAGCGAGCGGCTGCACTGCACCATGAAGCGCACGGAGGACGACCCGGAGGTGGGCGGCCCGTGCTACACGCTCTACCTGGAGCACCTGGGCGGGCTGGTCCCCATCCTCAAGGGCCGGCGCGTCAGCAAGCTGAGGCCCGAGTTCGTCATCATGGACCCGCGGACCGACAGCCGAGCAG ATGAAATCTATGGAAACAGCTTGATTTCCACCATGATCGACAGCTGCAACTGCTCAGACTCCAGCGACATTGAACTGAGTGATGACTGGGCTGCCAAGAAGTCTCCCAAAATCTCCCGGGCTAGCAAATCACCCAAACTCCCAAG GATCAACATCGAGGCCCGGAAGTCCCCCAAGCTGTCTCGCGCCGCTCAGGAGCTCTCCCGCTCTCCTCGCCTGCCCATGCGCAAGCCGTCCATCGGCTCGCCCAGCCTGGCGCGGAGGGAGTTCCCCTTTGAAGACATCACTCAG CACAACTATCTCGCTCAGGTCACGTCTAATATCTGGGGAACCAAATTTAAGATCGTGGGCTTGGCTGCTTTCCTGCCAACCAACCTCGGTGCAG TAATCTACAAAACTagcctcctgcatctccagccGCGGCAGATGACCATCTATCTCCCGGAGGTTCGGAAGATTTCCATGGACTACGTTAATTTACCTGTCTTCAACCCGAATGTTTTCAGTGAAGATGAAGATGACTTGCCAG TGACAGGAGCATCTGGTGTACCCGAAAACAACCCGCCCTGTACCGTGAACATCCCCATCGCCCCCATCCACAGCTCGGCTCAAGCCATGTCCCCCACGCAGAGCATCGGGCTGGTGCAGTCCCTGCTGGCCAACCAGAATGTGCAGCTGGACGTCCTGACCAATCAGACCACAGCCGTGGGCGGTGCCGAGCACGCGAGTGACAGTGCCGCCCAGTACCCCGTGTCCAGCCAGTACCCCGTGTCCAGCCGCTACTCCAGCCCCGGCCAGGTGATCTTTGGAGGCGTGGAGATGGGCCGCAGCCTCCCCAACCCACCTCAGCTCTCCCTGCCACCGCCGGCCCAGGGGACCATCCAGCTGTCCGTGCTAGACCATGGCGACCGAGACCACGAGCATCTGCAAAAGCCAGCCAAGGCCCTGCGGCCGGTGCCCCAGTTGGCCACTGAGGGGGATGCGGTGGTGTTCAGTGCCCCCCAGGAGGTCCAGGTGGCCAAGATGAACCCCCCGCCCCCCTACCCCGGAACCATCCCCGCTGCCCCCACCACGGCGGCGCCGCCACCCCCGCTGCCGCCCCCGCAGCCCCCGGTGGACACGTGCTTGAAGAAGGGCGACTTCTCTCCATACCCTACGGCGGCGCATTACCAGCCGCCCCTGGGCTACGAGCGGATCACCACCTTCGACAGCAGCGGCAACGTGGAGGAGGTGTGCCGGCCCCGGACGCGGATGCTCTGCTCCCAGAACACCTACACGCTGCCCGGCCCGGGCAGCTCGGCCACGCTGAGGCTCACGGCCACCGAGAAGAAGGTCCCGCAGCCCTGCACCAGCGCCACCCTTAACCGCCTGACGGTCCCGCGCTACTCCATACCCCCGGGGGACCCGCCGCCCTACCCCGACCTCTCCGGCCCGCTGGGCCCCAGCCGGGGCGCGGGGCAGAGGCCAGACGGCGGCCTCATCCACGCCACGCTGCGCAGGAACAACCGCGAGGCGGCGCTCAGGGCGGCGCAGCTGGCGGAGCTCCCGCGGCCGCCGCCGCACCCGCCCAAGCCCAAGGGCGCGGCGCCCTTCCCCGCGCGGCCACCGCCCGCGCTCTACACCTGCAGCCAGTGCAGCGGCGCAGGGGGCACGGCGGGCCGGCCCGACCCAGGGGCGCAGCCGGGTGCCAGCCTGGTGCATGCGGCCAGCACCTCTCCGCTGACCTCCCAGTCGTCCTACAGCCTCCTGGGCGCGGCCGAAGGCGCCCGCGAGCGTGCTGACTACGTGAACTCGGCCTTCACTGAGGACGAGGCGCTGGCCCAGCACTGTCCAGCCGACAAGCCGCCGAGGCACCCGGCGCTGGGCGAGGCCGCCGTGGCCGTTAAGCGGCCGCCCCCCTACCAGTGGGACCCCGTGCTGGGGGAGGACGTGTGGGTCCCTCAGGAAAGGACAGCCCAGAGCACGGTGCCCAACCCCCTGAAACTGCCCCCTCTGGTGGTGGGTCCGGGCCAGCACCTGGACGTGTCCCGAGTGCCCTTCGTCTCCCCCAAGGCTCCTGCCAGCCCTGCTGCCACTTTCCAGCCCAGCTATGGGATGGGGGTGCCCTACCCGGCCGGCTGCAGCACCTCCCCGCTGCCAGGGGTGCAGGCTCCCTGCTCCCCGAAAGACGCCCTGGCCGCAGCGCAGTTTGCCCAGCAGGAGTCCACCGTGGTTCTGCAGCCCGCCTACCCGCCCAGCCTGGCCTACTGCACCCTGCCCCCCATGTACCCGGGAAGCAGTGCCTGCTCCAGTTTACAGCTGCCCCCTATCGCCTTGCACCCCTGGAACTCCTACAGCCCCTGTCCCCCCGTGCAGAACCCCCAGGGCACTCTCCCCCCCAAGGCACACTTGGTGGTGGAGAAGCCCCTGGTGTCCCCCCCGCCCACTGACCTCCAAAGCCACCTGGGGACAGAGGTGATGGTGGAGACCGCAGACAACTTCCAGGAAGTCCTCTCCCTGACGGAGAGCCCGATCCCCCAGCGGACAGAGAAATTCGGGAAGAAGAACCGAAAGCGGCTGGACAGTCGGGCAGAGGAGGGCAATGTTCAGGCCATCACTGAGGGCAAGGTGAAGAAGGAGGCTCGGACGCTGAGCGACTTTAATTCCCTCATCTCCAGCCCCCGCttggggagggagaagaagaaagtgaagagtcaGAAGGACCAGCTGAAGTCCAAGAAGCTGAATAAGACGAACGAGTTCCAGGACAGCTCAGAGAGCGAGCCGGAGCTCTTCATCAGTGGGGATGAGCTGATGAACCAGAGCCAGGGCAGCAAGAAGGGCTGGAAGAGCAAGAGGAGCCTGCGGGCGGCCAGCGAGCTGGAGGAGTTCAAGTGCAGGAAGGCCAGCGAGAAGGAGGACGGCCGGCTGGGCAGCCAGGGCTTTGTGTACGTCATGGCCAACAAGCAGCCGCTCTGGAACGAGGCCACCCAGGTGTACCAGCTGGACTTTGGGGGGCGGGTGACCCAGGAGTCGGCAAAGAACTTCCAGATCGAGCTGGAGGGGCGGCAG
- the TULP4 gene encoding tubby-related protein 4 isoform X4 produces MVVLVRWNEPYQKLATCDADGGIFVWIQYEGRWSVELVNDRGAQVSDFTWSHDGTQALISYRDGFVLVGSVSGQRHWSSEINLESQITCGIWTPDDQQVLFGTADGQVIVMDCHGRMLAHVLLHESDGILSMSWNYPAFLVEDSSESDTDSDDYSPPQDGPAAYPIPVQNIKPLLTVSFTSGDISLMNSYDDLSPTIIQSGLKEVVAQWCTQGDLLAVAGMECPSQLSDLPNGPLLKSAMVKFYNVRGEHIFTLDTLVQRPIVSICWGHRDSRLLMASGPALYVVRVEHRVSSLQLLCQQAIASALREDKDVSKLTLPPRLCSYLSTAFIPTIKPPIPDPNNMRDFVSYPSAGSERLHCTMKRTEDDPEVGGPCYTLYLEHLGGLVPILKGRRVSKLRPEFVIMDPRTDSRADEIYGNSLISTMIDSCNCSDSSDIELSDDWAAKKSPKISRASKSPKLPRINIEARKSPKLSRAAQELSRSPRLPMRKPSIGSPSLARREFPFEDITQHNYLAQVTSNIWGTKFKIVGLAAFLPTNLGAVIYKTSLLHLQPRQMTIYLPEVRKISMDYVNLPVFNPNVFSEDEDDLPVTGASGVPENNPPCTVNIPIAPIHSSAQAMSPTQSIGLVQSLLANQNVQLDVLTNQTTAVGGAEHASDSAAQYPVSSQYPVSSRYSSPGQVIFGGVEMGRSLPNPPQLSLPPPAQGTIQLSVLDHGDRDHEHLQKPAKALRPVPQLATEGDAVVFSAPQEVQVAKMNPPPPYPGTIPAAPTTAAPPPPLPPPQPPVDTCLKKGDFSPYPTAAHYQPPLGYERITTFDSSGNVEEVCRPRTRMLCSQNTYTLPGPGSSATLRLTATEKKVPQPCTSATLNRLTVPRYSIPPGDPPPYPDLSGPLGPSRGAGQRPDGGLIHATLRRNNREAALRAAQLAELPRPPPHPPKPKGAAPFPARPPPALYTCSQCSGAGGTAGRPDPGAQPGASLVHAASTSPLTSQSSYSLLGAAEGARERADYVNSAFTEDEALAQHCPADKPPRHPALGEAAVAVKRPPPYQWDPVLGEDVWVPQERTAQSTVPNPLKLPPLVVGPGQHLDVSRVPFVSPKAPASPAATFQPSYGMGVPYPAGCSTSPLPGVQAPCSPKDALAAAQFAQQESTVVLQPAYPPSLAYCTLPPMYPGSSACSSLQLPPIALHPWNSYSPCPPVQNPQGTLPPKAHLVVEKPLVSPPPTDLQSHLGTEVMVETADNFQEVLSLTESPIPQRTEKFGKKNRKRLDSRAEEGNVQAITEGKVKKEARTLSDFNSLISSPRLGREKKKVKSQKDQLKSKKLNKTNEFQDSSESEPELFISGDELMNQSQGSKKGWKSKRSLRAASELEEFKCRKASEKEDGRLGSQGFVYVMANKQPLWNEATQVYQLDFGGRVTQESAKNFQIELEGRQVMQFGRIDGSAYILDFQYPFSAVQAFAVALANVTQRLK; encoded by the exons GTACTGTTCGGCACCGCCGACGGACAGGTGATCGTCATGGACTGCCACGGCCGGATGCTGGCCCACGTCCTGCTGCACGAGTCGGATGGCATCCTCAGCATGTCCTGGAACTACCCTGCCTTCCTGGTGGAGGACAGCAGCGAGAGCGACACCGACTCGGACGACTACTCCCCGCCCCAAG ATGGTCCGGCAGCATACCCCATCCCGGTGCAGAACATCAAGCCCCTGCTCACTGTCAGCTTCACCTCTGGAGACATCAGCCTGATGAACAGCTACGACGACTTGTCTCCCACCATCATCCAGTCGGGGCTGAAAG AGGTGGTGGCCCAGTGGTGCACGCAGGGAGACCTCCTGGCAGTTGCTGGTATGGAGTGCCCAAGCCAGCTCAGTGACCTCCCCAATGGCCCTCTTCTGAAGAGTGCCATGGTCAAGTTCTACAACGTTCGTGGGGAGCACATCTTTACCCTGGACACGCTTGTGCAA CGCCCCATCGTCTCCATCTGCTGGGGACACCGGGACTCACGGCTGCTGATGGCTTCGGGACCGGCCCTGTACGTGGTGCGCGTGGAGCACCGGGTGTCCAGCCTGCAGCTGCTGTGCCAGCAGGCCATCGCCAGTGCCCTGCGCGAGGACAAGGACGTCAGCAAGCTGACCCTGCCCCCCCGCCTTTGCTCCTACCTCTCCACTGCCTTCATTCCCACCATCAAG CCCCCAATTCCAGACCCCAACAACATGCGGGACTTCGTCAGCTACCCGTCGGCTGGCAGCGAGCGGCTGCACTGCACCATGAAGCGCACGGAGGACGACCCGGAGGTGGGCGGCCCGTGCTACACGCTCTACCTGGAGCACCTGGGCGGGCTGGTCCCCATCCTCAAGGGCCGGCGCGTCAGCAAGCTGAGGCCCGAGTTCGTCATCATGGACCCGCGGACCGACAGCCGAGCAG ATGAAATCTATGGAAACAGCTTGATTTCCACCATGATCGACAGCTGCAACTGCTCAGACTCCAGCGACATTGAACTGAGTGATGACTGGGCTGCCAAGAAGTCTCCCAAAATCTCCCGGGCTAGCAAATCACCCAAACTCCCAAG GATCAACATCGAGGCCCGGAAGTCCCCCAAGCTGTCTCGCGCCGCTCAGGAGCTCTCCCGCTCTCCTCGCCTGCCCATGCGCAAGCCGTCCATCGGCTCGCCCAGCCTGGCGCGGAGGGAGTTCCCCTTTGAAGACATCACTCAG CACAACTATCTCGCTCAGGTCACGTCTAATATCTGGGGAACCAAATTTAAGATCGTGGGCTTGGCTGCTTTCCTGCCAACCAACCTCGGTGCAG TAATCTACAAAACTagcctcctgcatctccagccGCGGCAGATGACCATCTATCTCCCGGAGGTTCGGAAGATTTCCATGGACTACGTTAATTTACCTGTCTTCAACCCGAATGTTTTCAGTGAAGATGAAGATGACTTGCCAG TGACAGGAGCATCTGGTGTACCCGAAAACAACCCGCCCTGTACCGTGAACATCCCCATCGCCCCCATCCACAGCTCGGCTCAAGCCATGTCCCCCACGCAGAGCATCGGGCTGGTGCAGTCCCTGCTGGCCAACCAGAATGTGCAGCTGGACGTCCTGACCAATCAGACCACAGCCGTGGGCGGTGCCGAGCACGCGAGTGACAGTGCCGCCCAGTACCCCGTGTCCAGCCAGTACCCCGTGTCCAGCCGCTACTCCAGCCCCGGCCAGGTGATCTTTGGAGGCGTGGAGATGGGCCGCAGCCTCCCCAACCCACCTCAGCTCTCCCTGCCACCGCCGGCCCAGGGGACCATCCAGCTGTCCGTGCTAGACCATGGCGACCGAGACCACGAGCATCTGCAAAAGCCAGCCAAGGCCCTGCGGCCGGTGCCCCAGTTGGCCACTGAGGGGGATGCGGTGGTGTTCAGTGCCCCCCAGGAGGTCCAGGTGGCCAAGATGAACCCCCCGCCCCCCTACCCCGGAACCATCCCCGCTGCCCCCACCACGGCGGCGCCGCCACCCCCGCTGCCGCCCCCGCAGCCCCCGGTGGACACGTGCTTGAAGAAGGGCGACTTCTCTCCATACCCTACGGCGGCGCATTACCAGCCGCCCCTGGGCTACGAGCGGATCACCACCTTCGACAGCAGCGGCAACGTGGAGGAGGTGTGCCGGCCCCGGACGCGGATGCTCTGCTCCCAGAACACCTACACGCTGCCCGGCCCGGGCAGCTCGGCCACGCTGAGGCTCACGGCCACCGAGAAGAAGGTCCCGCAGCCCTGCACCAGCGCCACCCTTAACCGCCTGACGGTCCCGCGCTACTCCATACCCCCGGGGGACCCGCCGCCCTACCCCGACCTCTCCGGCCCGCTGGGCCCCAGCCGGGGCGCGGGGCAGAGGCCAGACGGCGGCCTCATCCACGCCACGCTGCGCAGGAACAACCGCGAGGCGGCGCTCAGGGCGGCGCAGCTGGCGGAGCTCCCGCGGCCGCCGCCGCACCCGCCCAAGCCCAAGGGCGCGGCGCCCTTCCCCGCGCGGCCACCGCCCGCGCTCTACACCTGCAGCCAGTGCAGCGGCGCAGGGGGCACGGCGGGCCGGCCCGACCCAGGGGCGCAGCCGGGTGCCAGCCTGGTGCATGCGGCCAGCACCTCTCCGCTGACCTCCCAGTCGTCCTACAGCCTCCTGGGCGCGGCCGAAGGCGCCCGCGAGCGTGCTGACTACGTGAACTCGGCCTTCACTGAGGACGAGGCGCTGGCCCAGCACTGTCCAGCCGACAAGCCGCCGAGGCACCCGGCGCTGGGCGAGGCCGCCGTGGCCGTTAAGCGGCCGCCCCCCTACCAGTGGGACCCCGTGCTGGGGGAGGACGTGTGGGTCCCTCAGGAAAGGACAGCCCAGAGCACGGTGCCCAACCCCCTGAAACTGCCCCCTCTGGTGGTGGGTCCGGGCCAGCACCTGGACGTGTCCCGAGTGCCCTTCGTCTCCCCCAAGGCTCCTGCCAGCCCTGCTGCCACTTTCCAGCCCAGCTATGGGATGGGGGTGCCCTACCCGGCCGGCTGCAGCACCTCCCCGCTGCCAGGGGTGCAGGCTCCCTGCTCCCCGAAAGACGCCCTGGCCGCAGCGCAGTTTGCCCAGCAGGAGTCCACCGTGGTTCTGCAGCCCGCCTACCCGCCCAGCCTGGCCTACTGCACCCTGCCCCCCATGTACCCGGGAAGCAGTGCCTGCTCCAGTTTACAGCTGCCCCCTATCGCCTTGCACCCCTGGAACTCCTACAGCCCCTGTCCCCCCGTGCAGAACCCCCAGGGCACTCTCCCCCCCAAGGCACACTTGGTGGTGGAGAAGCCCCTGGTGTCCCCCCCGCCCACTGACCTCCAAAGCCACCTGGGGACAGAGGTGATGGTGGAGACCGCAGACAACTTCCAGGAAGTCCTCTCCCTGACGGAGAGCCCGATCCCCCAGCGGACAGAGAAATTCGGGAAGAAGAACCGAAAGCGGCTGGACAGTCGGGCAGAGGAGGGCAATGTTCAGGCCATCACTGAGGGCAAGGTGAAGAAGGAGGCTCGGACGCTGAGCGACTTTAATTCCCTCATCTCCAGCCCCCGCttggggagggagaagaagaaagtgaagagtcaGAAGGACCAGCTGAAGTCCAAGAAGCTGAATAAGACGAACGAGTTCCAGGACAGCTCAGAGAGCGAGCCGGAGCTCTTCATCAGTGGGGATGAGCTGATGAACCAGAGCCAGGGCAGCAAGAAGGGCTGGAAGAGCAAGAGGAGCCTGCGGGCGGCCAGCGAGCTGGAGGAGTTCAAGTGCAGGAAGGCCAGCGAGAAGGAGGACGGCCGGCTGGGCAGCCAGGGCTTTGTGTACGTCATGGCCAACAAGCAGCCGCTCTGGAACGAGGCCACCCAGGTGTACCAGCTGGACTTTGGGGGGCGGGTGACCCAGGAGTCGGCAAAGAACTTCCAGATCGAGCTGGAGGGGCGGCAG